Sequence from the Halomarina litorea genome:
TCGACGCCGGGATTTCGGGTCTGGATGTCGGCCAGCAGGGTTCGAAAGGCCTCGTCGGACGGGTCGTCGGCGAACCCCGCGCCGTAGACGCTGCGGATGCCCGCCCGGTCGTAGGCGTCGAGTTTGGCCTCGATGGCGTCCCAGCCGTCCCAGACGACCTCGGTGTCGTTCTCGACGAACGTCGTCACGCCCGACTGGATGGCCTCCACGCAGTACAGGTCGGCGGCGACCTCGTGCTCCTCGGGGGTCATCGCAAGCACTCCGGGGCGTTTGACGTTGTACAGCCAGTCGTAGAGGCCGCGGTCGGCGGCGAACGCCCCGCGCAGGAGGATGTCGGAGACGTGCGTGTGGGCGTTGATTAACCCCGGAATCACCGCGCCCCCGTCCGCGTCGAGTACCCGGTCGGCGTCGTAGTCGGCTTGGAGGTCCGCCGTCTTCCCGACCGCCTCGATTCGGTCGCCGCTGACGGCGACTGCACCGTCCTCGACGACGTCCCGTTCGGGATTCTGCGTCACGACGCGGCCGTTGGTGACGAGCAGGTCCGTCATTGCGGTCCCTCTATCCCGGTTCCCCGTTCGGGGACGGTCGGAGTCCTCGCTGTGCGTGGTGGCACCCGTACTGGTGGCATGGATCAGCGTGTTCACGCGCCAGCAAAAGCGTTCGTGTGGCTGGGGTGTCGCCCCCGATGCTCGCCGCGAACGCGAGCGCGTCGCGGTGGCCCCGACGACAACTCTTTTGCCGGGGGTCGGTCACGATTGGGTATGAGCCACGGTCACAAGGACATGTGCTGGCGACCGGCCGCGGTCGAAACCGTCGAGGAGGTGCGGGCGGCCGTTCTCTCGGCGGCCGGGACGGAGTCCGTCGGTCTCGACGCCGTCTCGGGTCGCGTGCTCGCCGAGTCCATCGCCGCACCGCGGACCCTCCCCGCGTCCGACCGCGCGACGATGGACGGGTACGCCTTCGACGCCGCCGCCGACTACCCGCTCACCGTCGTCCACGACGAGGTGTACCCGGAGGACGACCCGCCGTCCATCGGCGCGGGCGAGGCGGTCGAAATCGCGACGGGGGCGAGTCTGCCGCCGGAGGCGAACGCCGTCCTCAAGCGGGAGGAGTCGACGGTCGAGGGCGACCAGTTGACGGGGCCGGCCATCGAGGCGGGCACCTACACCTACGAGCGGGGAAGCAACGTCGAACGGGGCGAGGTGCTGTTCGACCGCGGTGAGCGCCTCTCGCCGAAGGACGCGGTCTTCCTTGGCGACCTCGGGCACGACTCGGTTGAGGTCCGCGCCCGATTGACGGTCGGGGTTCTCGCGACCGGCACCGAGATTCACGAGGGCCGGCAGTCCGACCTCGACTCGAACATGCTCGCCGGTCTGGTCCGCTCGTGGGGCCACGAAGCGACGTACGAGGGGACCGTCCCCGACGAGTACGACCGCGTCCGCGAGGCCATCGCCGATCTCGCGGCGGAGTACGACGTCGTCCTGACGACCGGCGGGACGAGCGTCGGCCACGGGGACCACGTCGTCCGCGCGCTCTCGGAACTGGGCGAGGTCCGGTTCCACCGCGTCCGCGTCCGTCCCGGAAAACCGCTCGCCCTCGCGGAACTGCCCGACGCCGTCGTGTTCGCCGTCCCGGGGAAACCACTCGGCGCGCACACCGTCGCGACGCTCGTCGTCCGGCCGCTCTTCACCGGGGAGACGGCACTTCCGACGGTCGAGGCGACCTGCGCGCGGGACGTCGAACTGGGCCCCGAGGGGTTCGAGTACGCCGTCCCCGTCACGCTCGACGGCGACGAGGCGATGCCGCTCGGCCACGTCGACTCCCCGCTGCAGGTGTACGAGGGGACGTTCGACCCGAGCGTCCTCTCGTCGAGTACGCGCGCTACGCGGGCCGACGGGTTCGTCCTCACTCGTTCGGCGCTCGGCGGTGGCGAGGCCGTCGACGTCGTCCCCTACCCCGTCGTGGAGTGAGATGGACGAACCCATCCCGCTCGTGCGGCCGGCCGAGTTCCCCGACGCCGCGCCGGAGGAGGGCGCGTCGGTCTGGGGCGTCCTCCTCGCCGCCGGGACGAGCAGTCGGTACGGCGACCGGAACAAACTGCTCGAACGGTTCGACGGGGAACCGCTGGTGCGGCGAGCGGCCGAATCGCTCGCCGCAGCGCCCCTCGACGGCGTCGTCGCGGTCGTCGGCCACCAGTCGTCCGCCGTCCGGGACGCCGTCGACGGCGTCGTCTCCGACGTGTGTGCCAACGAGGAGTACGAGCGAGGGCAGAGCATGTCGGTCCGCACCGGCGTCGAGGCCGTCCGCGACCACGGTGCCGACGCCGTCGTGGTCGCCCTCGGCGACATGCCGACGGTTCGGCCGGCCACCGTCGGACTGCTCGTCGACGCGTACGAACGCGGCGTCGGGACCGCCCTCGCCGCCGCGTACGAAGGGAGGCGGGGGAACCCGGTCCTCTTCGACGCCCGGCACTTCGATGCCCTCGCGGCCGTCGACGGGGACGTCGGTGGTCGGGGCGTGCTGCTGGCTTCGGCGGGGGGTGCCCTCGTCGCGACGGACGACCCGGGCGTCGTCCGCGACGTGGACGCCCCGTCCGACCTCGACGCCCTCGAATAACTGCGGGACGTTCGGCGGATGCGGCGACACGACCCGTACCTCTCCCTGCCAGTGGTGAGAGGGCTCGACGCCGTGTGGGTAGCCATCGCTCTCGGTGATCCGACGAAATTCGACTCACCGACGGCGAACCCCGCCAGAATTTACTTTGTTGTACTCTCCTACACCAAGGTGAAATAGAGCTCTTACCGAAATGGTTTCATCTACGGGTTGGAGGTCAGAAGTCCCGCTAAATACAGTAGCGATGTCTATCTATCGTATATCGCTATATCTTAACACAATCCGGTCTGAGGCTAGAGGAGAACATTTCTAAGGACTAGTTTGAGATGAACTGGGGCCACCTGGTGTCAGTCAAGAGTCTCTTGCGAGAGTATGTGCCGTATCGAACGCTACTATACTTCGCCGATAGCTTCTGCTATCTACCCCGACAGCCCGGTTCCCAGTGTCAGCGCAATG
This genomic interval carries:
- a CDS encoding molybdopterin molybdotransferase MoeA, which encodes MSHGHKDMCWRPAAVETVEEVRAAVLSAAGTESVGLDAVSGRVLAESIAAPRTLPASDRATMDGYAFDAAADYPLTVVHDEVYPEDDPPSIGAGEAVEIATGASLPPEANAVLKREESTVEGDQLTGPAIEAGTYTYERGSNVERGEVLFDRGERLSPKDAVFLGDLGHDSVEVRARLTVGVLATGTEIHEGRQSDLDSNMLAGLVRSWGHEATYEGTVPDEYDRVREAIADLAAEYDVVLTTGGTSVGHGDHVVRALSELGEVRFHRVRVRPGKPLALAELPDAVVFAVPGKPLGAHTVATLVVRPLFTGETALPTVEATCARDVELGPEGFEYAVPVTLDGDEAMPLGHVDSPLQVYEGTFDPSVLSSSTRATRADGFVLTRSALGGGEAVDVVPYPVVE
- a CDS encoding nucleotidyltransferase family protein; protein product: MDEPIPLVRPAEFPDAAPEEGASVWGVLLAAGTSSRYGDRNKLLERFDGEPLVRRAAESLAAAPLDGVVAVVGHQSSAVRDAVDGVVSDVCANEEYERGQSMSVRTGVEAVRDHGADAVVVALGDMPTVRPATVGLLVDAYERGVGTALAAAYEGRRGNPVLFDARHFDALAAVDGDVGGRGVLLASAGGALVATDDPGVVRDVDAPSDLDALE